One genomic window of Polyangium aurulentum includes the following:
- the tssC gene encoding type VI secretion system contractile sheath large subunit, which yields MPDNQNAAKTELDSSAKELQSKLLGPIGADRTQIVEAGTSTPIQLMRTLALPAPSNDQGGAGEAATAVYTPLPLLFSDQDPDTNEGVRLMNALAALLVNMPEGQVPATYADLFLKINEVTAQVDEEVKACLDAILHDDEFKTLEANWTTLNELASNVTSDDVIIDFLDLTKDELRTDLDDNQLDIFGSGLFTKIYVEEYDRYGGRPFATMIGLYDFQSSTDDIDFLRRMSKICAAAHCPFIASVDATFFRQKSMQDLAAITDLDAVMTHPTMGKWNDFRNDDFAAYIGLTLPRYVARLPWDGADENQADRNKRFNKIGYVETVHPGQPGDANNFLWGSSAILFAKNIVRAYENSGWAQHIRGPRGGGLVEGLTAYTWKTPDGKDALQPPVEIAIPDYREYQFARNGLIPLVQKKGEATATFFSAQSVKRPKEYIEDLNTQNAHLVTNLAYTFSVALIAHYVKATMREYIGSTADEIYIQQTLSSWLGSFVTTVVNPDDLTLLYYPFKATKVEVSKKPGAFGWYTATISVLPHAQFEGMDVEMRLEAALGGKS from the coding sequence GTGCCCGACAATCAGAATGCTGCCAAGACGGAGCTGGACAGCAGCGCGAAGGAGCTCCAATCCAAGCTCCTCGGGCCCATCGGCGCCGATCGGACGCAGATCGTCGAAGCGGGCACGAGCACGCCCATCCAGCTCATGAGGACGCTGGCGCTGCCCGCGCCGAGCAACGATCAGGGCGGCGCAGGTGAAGCGGCCACGGCCGTCTACACGCCCCTGCCCCTCCTCTTCAGCGATCAGGACCCCGACACCAACGAGGGCGTCCGGCTGATGAACGCGCTGGCGGCGCTGCTCGTCAACATGCCTGAGGGCCAGGTCCCCGCGACGTACGCCGACCTGTTCCTGAAGATCAACGAGGTCACGGCCCAGGTCGACGAGGAGGTGAAGGCTTGCCTCGACGCGATCCTCCACGACGACGAATTCAAGACGCTGGAGGCCAACTGGACCACGCTCAACGAGCTGGCTTCCAACGTGACCAGCGACGACGTCATCATCGACTTCCTCGACCTCACGAAGGACGAGCTGCGAACCGACCTCGACGACAACCAGCTCGACATCTTCGGCAGTGGGCTCTTCACCAAGATCTACGTCGAGGAGTACGACCGCTACGGCGGGCGCCCCTTCGCCACGATGATCGGCCTGTACGATTTCCAGAGCAGCACCGACGACATCGATTTCCTGCGCCGGATGTCGAAGATCTGCGCCGCGGCCCACTGCCCGTTCATCGCCTCGGTGGACGCGACGTTCTTCCGGCAGAAGTCGATGCAGGATCTCGCCGCGATCACCGATCTCGACGCGGTCATGACGCACCCGACGATGGGCAAGTGGAACGATTTCCGCAATGACGACTTCGCGGCCTACATCGGGCTGACCCTGCCCCGCTACGTCGCCCGGCTGCCCTGGGACGGCGCGGACGAGAACCAGGCGGATCGCAACAAGCGCTTCAACAAGATCGGATACGTCGAGACGGTCCACCCCGGCCAGCCCGGCGACGCCAACAACTTCCTCTGGGGCAGCTCGGCGATCCTCTTCGCCAAGAACATCGTCCGCGCGTACGAGAACTCGGGGTGGGCCCAGCACATCCGCGGCCCGCGCGGCGGCGGCCTCGTCGAGGGGCTGACGGCCTATACGTGGAAGACGCCCGACGGCAAGGACGCGCTCCAGCCTCCGGTGGAGATCGCGATCCCCGACTATCGCGAATACCAGTTCGCGCGGAACGGGCTCATCCCGCTGGTGCAGAAGAAGGGCGAGGCCACGGCGACGTTCTTCAGCGCGCAATCGGTGAAGAGGCCGAAGGAGTACATCGAGGACCTCAACACCCAGAACGCCCACCTGGTCACGAACCTCGCCTACACGTTCTCGGTCGCGCTCATCGCCCATTACGTCAAGGCGACGATGCGCGAGTACATCGGCAGCACCGCGGACGAGATCTACATCCAGCAGACCCTCTCGAGCTGGCTGGGGAGCTTCGTCACCACGGTCGTCAACCCGGACGATCTGACGCTGCTCTATTACCCGTTCAAGGCCACCAAGGTGGAGGTGTCGAAGAAGCCCGGCGCCTTCGGGTGGTACACGGCGACCATCTCCGTGCTCCCGCACGCGCAATTCGAGGGGATGGACGTCGAGATGCGCCTCGAGGCCGCGCTCGGCGGCAAATCGTGA